Below is a window of Halobaculum lipolyticum DNA.
TCGTCGGCGACCTCCAGAGCCGCCTTCTTCGACGCCAGCGCGAAGAACCGCTGGCTGTGGTCGTCGTAGGTGGCGCGTTCGAGCAGTACCTCCACCAGCCCGACGAGGTCCGCCTGGTCGACCGGCTTCACCCGGTAGTCGTCGAACGGCATGTCGACGATGTCGGCGCTCGGCTCGACGGCCGTGAGCATCGCCACCCGGCAGTCGACGTCGGCCGCCCGCAACCCGTCGAGCACCTCCGCGCCGGACAGCTCCGGCATCCGCCGGTCGAGGAGTGCCACGTCGACCGCCTCGGTCGCGACCGACAACGCCTCCGCCCCGGTCGACGCGGTCAGCACCCGGTAGCGGTCCTCGAGGTACCGCTCGTACAGGCTGACGAGCGCCGACTCGTCGTCCACCAGCAACACGGTCGGCGGCGATCCGTCGCTCACCGTGTCACCCCGGTCGGTGTGGTCATTGTTCCCGTCAACGAACACGAAGGCAAAAGGGCACGCCTCCGGTTCTCAGATCCGAGAACACCCCTCGCCCGAGGTCGACGCCGGTCGCGACGCGGCGACGCGCTCGTACACCGCGCGGTGCCGCTCGGCGACCGACGCCCACGACAGCCGGTCGGCCATCTCGCGGCTGTTCCGGGCCATCTGTGCCCGCGTCTCGGGGTCGAGGAGGACGTCGACGAGGGCGTCGGCCAGCCGCTCGGGGTCGTCGGGCGGGACGACGCGGCCGCAGCCGCGCTCGCCGACGAGCCGCGGGAACTCCCCGGCCGTGGAGGCGACGACCGGGTTGCCGAACGAGAACGCCGTCGAGACGGCGCCGCTGTGGCCTTTGGTGCCGCCCTGGTCGCGGTACGGCGCGACGACGACCGCCGCCCGCGCGAACAGGTCGCCGACCTCGTCGTCGGGGACGTACCGGTCGTGGCGCTCGAAGGCGTCCGGGTGGGCGGCCATCGTCGCCCGCGCGGACGCCGGGAGCGACCCGTCGCCGGCGATCACGGCGGTCGCGTCGGGGACGCGCTCGCGGACGAGCGGCATCGCCTCGACGAGCGTGTCCGGTCCCTTCGGCGGGACGACGTTGCCGAAGAACAACAGCGTGTTCGGCTCGGTGGCGGTCGTCGCGTCGTCCGGCGATCCGAACAGCGAGTAGGCGCCGTGGGGGATCACGGAGACGCTGTCGGGGTCGACCCCGTAGCCGGTCAGCGCCTCGCGCTGGTTCGTCGTGTGGACGACGTGGGCGTCGACGTCGAGCGCCGGGAGCAGCGCGTTGATCGACTCCTCGACGGCCACCGCCGGACGCGACAGCGAGAACCGCGACTCCGGCACCTCGTGTTTCGTGACGACGAACGGGTACGCCTCGTCGACCCCGTGGCGGGCCGCGAACCACCGCACCTTGGGGAACAGCCCCGACGCGTCGTGGACGACGTCCGGGTCGAACTCGAACACGCGGCGGACCGCCGTGTACGACCGAAGCCCGCGCAACGCCGCGACCGGGTCGACCTCGAACGAGTGGATCCGCGGCATGGTGATCCCGATCGGCTCGAACGCGTCGACGACCGTGACGGCGTCGTCGAAGTGCTCGTCGGCGTCCGTCTCCGTCGGCTTCAATACGATCACCTCGTGGTCGGCCGCGACGGCGTTCGCGAGTTCGGCCGTGTAGTGGGCGAGTCCGCCGTCGCCTTGCCCGAGGAGGTACAGGACACGC
It encodes the following:
- a CDS encoding glycosyltransferase family 4 protein, which produces MRVLYLLGQGDGGLAHYTAELANAVAADHEVIVLKPTETDADEHFDDAVTVVDAFEPIGITMPRIHSFEVDPVAALRGLRSYTAVRRVFEFDPDVVHDASGLFPKVRWFAARHGVDEAYPFVVTKHEVPESRFSLSRPAVAVEESINALLPALDVDAHVVHTTNQREALTGYGVDPDSVSVIPHGAYSLFGSPDDATTATEPNTLLFFGNVVPPKGPDTLVEAMPLVRERVPDATAVIAGDGSLPASARATMAAHPDAFERHDRYVPDDEVGDLFARAAVVVAPYRDQGGTKGHSGAVSTAFSFGNPVVASTAGEFPRLVGERGCGRVVPPDDPERLADALVDVLLDPETRAQMARNSREMADRLSWASVAERHRAVYERVAASRPASTSGEGCSRI
- a CDS encoding response regulator encodes the protein MSDGSPPTVLLVDDESALVSLYERYLEDRYRVLTASTGAEALSVATEAVDVALLDRRMPELSGAEVLDGLRAADVDCRVAMLTAVEPSADIVDMPFDDYRVKPVDQADLVGLVEVLLERATYDDHSQRFFALASKKAALEVADETASAEYDRLCAELAEVRRDVDASLEAVGAEAAFSDLA